One window from the genome of Kryptolebias marmoratus isolate JLee-2015 linkage group LG1, ASM164957v2, whole genome shotgun sequence encodes:
- the si:dkey-32e23.4 gene encoding dynamin-1-like protein isoform X1, translating into METLIPTINRLQEVFLTVGAEIIQLPQIVVVGSQSSGKSSVLESLVGRDFLPRGSGIVTRRPLVLQLVNVAPLKERLKFDNGNGVKQNAKNNYPGVRAEEWGTFLHCKNQTFTDFQEIRQEIEAETERSLGDNKGISPEPIYLKIFSPNVLNLTLVDLPGITKVPVGDQPEDIETQVQEMILSFISNPNSLVLAVSPANSDLATSDALKLAREVDPEGRRTLLVISKLDLMDAGTDALEVLLGRVIPVRLGIIGVVNRSQHDINTQKSLEESMKDEQAFLQRYYPSLASRAGSRYLAKTLSRLLMHHIRDCLPDLKTRVTVLSAQYQARLNSYGQPVEDQSATLLQIVTKFASDYCNTIEGTARHIQTSELCGGARICYIFHETFGRTLQSIDPLGGLTDLDILTAIRNATGPRPALFVPEVSFELLVKRQIKRLEEPSMRCVELVHEELQRIIQHCSSFSTQELLRFPKLHDSIVEVVTGLLRKRLPITNEMVHNLVAIELAYINTKHPDFTDAAQVSASVNSQQAEAMDGGKRWKNEKVAEEKPPATGFGSPSKGQAINLLDTGVPVSRKLTTREQRDCEVIQRLIKSYFLIVRKSIQDSVPKTVMHFLVNHVKEHLQSELVGQLYKQPLLQELLIESQDTAQQRTEVAQMLEALKKANNIISEIRETHLW; encoded by the exons ATGGAGACTCTGATTCCCACCATCAACCGGCTGCAGGAAGTCTTTCTGACTGTGGGGGCAGAGATCATACAACTACCTCAGATAGTTGTGGTTGGATCTCAG AGCAGTGGAAAAAGCTCAGTGCTGGAAAGTCTGGTCGGACGGGACTTTCTGCCTCGGGGATCAGGAATCGTCACAAGGCGTCCTCTGGTCTTGCAGCTTGTGAATGTTGCCCCCCTGAAGGAGAGGTTAAAGTTTGACAATG GAAATGGGGTTAaacaaaatgccaaaaacaaCTATCCAG gtgtcagagctgaagaatgGGGTACATTCTTGCACTGCAAGAACCAG accttcacagattttcaggaaatcCGCCAGGAAATTGAAGCAGAAACTGAACGGAGTTTAGGTGATAACAAG GGGATCAGTCCTGAGCCCatatatttaaagattttctccCCTAATGTCCTTAACCTCACTTTGGTTGATTTGCCTGGAATTACAAAG GTTCCCGTTGGAGATCAGCCAGAAGACATCGAGACTCAAGTGCAAGAGATGATCCTGTCCTTCATCTCCAATCCAAACTCCCTCGTCCTCGCAGTGTCTCCGGCCAACTCGGACTTGGCCACCTCTGACGCTCTAAAATTGGCTCGTGAGGTTGATCCTGAGG GTCGTCGAACACTGCTGGTGATCAGCAAACTGGACCTGATGGATGCAGGAACCGATGCGCTGGAGGTCCTATTGGGCCGAGTCATTCCTGTCAGGCTCGGGATTATTGGAGTGGTTAACAG GAGCCAGCATGACATCAATACCCAAAAGAGCCTAGAGGAGTCGATGAAGGATGAGCAAGCCTTCCTGCAGCGCTACTACCCCTCGCTCGCATCCCGCGCTGGCTCGCGCTACCTGGCCAAAACTCTGAGCCGACTGCTCATGCACCACATCCGCGACTGCCTCCCGGACCTCAAAACCCGAGTGACGGTGCTGAGCGCGCAGTACCAGGCCCGGCTCAACAGCTACGGTCAGCCGGTGGAGGACCAGAGCGCCACTCTGCTGCAGATCGTCACCAAGTTTGCCAGCGATTATTGCAACACCATAGAGGGAACGGCCAGGCACATACAAACGTCCGAGCT TTGCGGAGGAGCTCGAATCTGTTACATATTCCATGAGACTTTTGGCCGCACTCTGCAGTCCATCGACCCCCTGGGAGGACTGACTGATCTGGATATCCTCACTGCCATCCGCAATGCTACG GGTCCACGACCTGCACTTTTTGTGCCCGAGGTGTCTTTTGAGTTGCTGGTGAAGCGACAAATTAAGCGTCTAGAGGAGCCTAGCATGCGCTGTGTGGAGCTCGTACATGAAGAGCTGCAGAGGATCATCCAGCACTGCTCCTCCTTTAGCACACAG GAGCTTCTGCGATTTCCCAAACTGCATGATTCAATTGTGGAAGTTGTGACTGGATTATTGAGGAAGCGTTTGCCGATTACTAATGAAATG gtGCACAATTTAGTAGCCATCGAGCTTGCTTACATCAACACAAAACATCCAGATTTTACAGATGCAGCGCAGGTCTCAGCGTCTGTCAACAGTCAGCAg GCAGAGGCCATGGATGGAGGGAAGCGGTGGAAGAACGAGAAGGTTGCGGAGGAGAAACCCCCAGCCACGGGCTTTGGCAGCCCAAGCAAAGGCCAGGCCATTAACCTGCTCGACACA GGAGTTCCTGTATCCCGCAAACTGACAACCAGGGAGCAGAGGGACTGCGAGGTCATCCAGCGGCTCATCAAGAGCTACTTCCTCATTGTCCGCAAAAGCATCCAAGACAG TGTGCCGAAGACAGTGATGCATTTCCTGGTGAACCATGTGAAGGAGCATCTGCAGAGCGAGCTGGTGGGGCAGCTCTACAAGCAGCCTCTGCTTCAGGAGCTGCTCATCGAGTCACAGGACACCGCGCAGCAACGAACGGAGGTCGCCCAAATGCTCGAG gcTCTTAAAAAAGCTAACAATATCATCTCGGAGATCCGGGAGACCCACCTGTGGTAG
- the si:dkey-32e23.4 gene encoding dynamin-1-like protein isoform X2 — protein METLIPTINRLQEVFLTVGAEIIQLPQIVVVGSQSSGKSSVLESLVGRDFLPRGSGIVTRRPLVLQLVNVAPLKERLKFDNGVRAEEWGTFLHCKNQTFTDFQEIRQEIEAETERSLGDNKGISPEPIYLKIFSPNVLNLTLVDLPGITKVPVGDQPEDIETQVQEMILSFISNPNSLVLAVSPANSDLATSDALKLAREVDPEGRRTLLVISKLDLMDAGTDALEVLLGRVIPVRLGIIGVVNRSQHDINTQKSLEESMKDEQAFLQRYYPSLASRAGSRYLAKTLSRLLMHHIRDCLPDLKTRVTVLSAQYQARLNSYGQPVEDQSATLLQIVTKFASDYCNTIEGTARHIQTSELCGGARICYIFHETFGRTLQSIDPLGGLTDLDILTAIRNATGPRPALFVPEVSFELLVKRQIKRLEEPSMRCVELVHEELQRIIQHCSSFSTQELLRFPKLHDSIVEVVTGLLRKRLPITNEMVHNLVAIELAYINTKHPDFTDAAQVSASVNSQQAEAMDGGKRWKNEKVAEEKPPATGFGSPSKGQAINLLDTGVPVSRKLTTREQRDCEVIQRLIKSYFLIVRKSIQDSVPKTVMHFLVNHVKEHLQSELVGQLYKQPLLQELLIESQDTAQQRTEVAQMLEALKKANNIISEIRETHLW, from the exons ATGGAGACTCTGATTCCCACCATCAACCGGCTGCAGGAAGTCTTTCTGACTGTGGGGGCAGAGATCATACAACTACCTCAGATAGTTGTGGTTGGATCTCAG AGCAGTGGAAAAAGCTCAGTGCTGGAAAGTCTGGTCGGACGGGACTTTCTGCCTCGGGGATCAGGAATCGTCACAAGGCGTCCTCTGGTCTTGCAGCTTGTGAATGTTGCCCCCCTGAAGGAGAGGTTAAAGTTTGACAATG gtgtcagagctgaagaatgGGGTACATTCTTGCACTGCAAGAACCAG accttcacagattttcaggaaatcCGCCAGGAAATTGAAGCAGAAACTGAACGGAGTTTAGGTGATAACAAG GGGATCAGTCCTGAGCCCatatatttaaagattttctccCCTAATGTCCTTAACCTCACTTTGGTTGATTTGCCTGGAATTACAAAG GTTCCCGTTGGAGATCAGCCAGAAGACATCGAGACTCAAGTGCAAGAGATGATCCTGTCCTTCATCTCCAATCCAAACTCCCTCGTCCTCGCAGTGTCTCCGGCCAACTCGGACTTGGCCACCTCTGACGCTCTAAAATTGGCTCGTGAGGTTGATCCTGAGG GTCGTCGAACACTGCTGGTGATCAGCAAACTGGACCTGATGGATGCAGGAACCGATGCGCTGGAGGTCCTATTGGGCCGAGTCATTCCTGTCAGGCTCGGGATTATTGGAGTGGTTAACAG GAGCCAGCATGACATCAATACCCAAAAGAGCCTAGAGGAGTCGATGAAGGATGAGCAAGCCTTCCTGCAGCGCTACTACCCCTCGCTCGCATCCCGCGCTGGCTCGCGCTACCTGGCCAAAACTCTGAGCCGACTGCTCATGCACCACATCCGCGACTGCCTCCCGGACCTCAAAACCCGAGTGACGGTGCTGAGCGCGCAGTACCAGGCCCGGCTCAACAGCTACGGTCAGCCGGTGGAGGACCAGAGCGCCACTCTGCTGCAGATCGTCACCAAGTTTGCCAGCGATTATTGCAACACCATAGAGGGAACGGCCAGGCACATACAAACGTCCGAGCT TTGCGGAGGAGCTCGAATCTGTTACATATTCCATGAGACTTTTGGCCGCACTCTGCAGTCCATCGACCCCCTGGGAGGACTGACTGATCTGGATATCCTCACTGCCATCCGCAATGCTACG GGTCCACGACCTGCACTTTTTGTGCCCGAGGTGTCTTTTGAGTTGCTGGTGAAGCGACAAATTAAGCGTCTAGAGGAGCCTAGCATGCGCTGTGTGGAGCTCGTACATGAAGAGCTGCAGAGGATCATCCAGCACTGCTCCTCCTTTAGCACACAG GAGCTTCTGCGATTTCCCAAACTGCATGATTCAATTGTGGAAGTTGTGACTGGATTATTGAGGAAGCGTTTGCCGATTACTAATGAAATG gtGCACAATTTAGTAGCCATCGAGCTTGCTTACATCAACACAAAACATCCAGATTTTACAGATGCAGCGCAGGTCTCAGCGTCTGTCAACAGTCAGCAg GCAGAGGCCATGGATGGAGGGAAGCGGTGGAAGAACGAGAAGGTTGCGGAGGAGAAACCCCCAGCCACGGGCTTTGGCAGCCCAAGCAAAGGCCAGGCCATTAACCTGCTCGACACA GGAGTTCCTGTATCCCGCAAACTGACAACCAGGGAGCAGAGGGACTGCGAGGTCATCCAGCGGCTCATCAAGAGCTACTTCCTCATTGTCCGCAAAAGCATCCAAGACAG TGTGCCGAAGACAGTGATGCATTTCCTGGTGAACCATGTGAAGGAGCATCTGCAGAGCGAGCTGGTGGGGCAGCTCTACAAGCAGCCTCTGCTTCAGGAGCTGCTCATCGAGTCACAGGACACCGCGCAGCAACGAACGGAGGTCGCCCAAATGCTCGAG gcTCTTAAAAAAGCTAACAATATCATCTCGGAGATCCGGGAGACCCACCTGTGGTAG
- the ubl4a gene encoding ubiquitin-like protein 4A translates to MILTVKPLQGKECSVQVTEDEKVSTVKELVSERLNIPANQQRLLYKGKALADEHRLSDYSIGPEAKLNLVIRPVGERSAGPGSAGGNSSTQGGVWQTVSTILARHFSPADAAKVHEQLIKDYERSLRQLSLDDIERLAGRLLHPEGESMDTSYMD, encoded by the exons ATGATTCTCACAGTGAAGCCGCTTCAAGGAAAAGAGTGCAGTGTTCAG GTTACAGAAGATGAAAAAGTCTCTACTGTGAAGGAGCTCGTGTCTGAGCGACTGAACATACCTGCAAACCAGCAGCGGTTACTCTACAAAGGGAAAGCACTCGCAG ATGAACACAGACTGAGCGATTACTCCATCGGACCGGAGGCGAAATTGAATCTGGTTATCCGTCCTGTGGGGGAGAGGAGTGCCGGCCCCGGATCGGCCGGCGGCAACAGCAGCACCCAGGGGGGAGTGTGGCAGACCGTGTCCACCATTCTCGCCAGACACTTCAGTCCGGCAGACGCAGCAAAAGTCCATGAACAGCTTATAAAG gACTATGAACGATCACTCCGACAGCTCAGCCTCGATGACATTGAACGCCTGGCAGGACGATTGCTTCACCCGGAAGGCGAGAGCATGGATACTTCTTACATGGACTAA
- the prkg1l gene encoding cGMP-dependent protein kinase 1 yields the protein MGTLRDLQFALQLKIEELRQRDTLIDELELELDTKDELIRRLQEELDRYRSALSLPGPSKVSAAAAAARIEDRQRVERQTVFSELFSSDPVTLAMVSRRSCDKSQESQRLIQAAFWKNDLLKNLAEGEIRAITACMHRTSISQGCAVIQEGATGDQAFVLEEGRLEVTKDGQKLHTLEPEDVFGELALLFNCTHTCSVSAQTDSSLWVIDRRTYQSVLTHCRLNHHSYPMELLRGLPFLQPFPEDVIMKMSDHMKETNYADGEFIIHQGATGDAFYIISKGQVTVTEKKLGQQEEMVMAELSDRQWFGEKALWGEDTQIVSVRAAGDVTCLTIDRETFKNVMDELVSDSHQEVQKISEPTSELTEDPALLVSSTLSDFQIIRTLGVGEFGHVDLVQLKSSIKYIFAMRVLKKKLITSSGQREHILRERSILMETRCPFIVRLHKTFRDAEHLYLLTEACLGRDLSCLLKDKGFLGDCSSRFYTACVVEALSFLHHRGVVHRDVRPENVVLDERGYAKLRGSRCMKRVETGKRTWTFCGTPGYVAPEIILNQGHSTLADLWSMGVFVFELLSGGLPFDGSDLLTILTAAVRGVDQIEFPKIISVDACNLIQKLCRSNPSKRLGSRKNWAKDVQKHKWFEGFHWDALCKRTMTPPLIPKLQRPLESTTCALYLDTSDEQDSNWEDF from the exons ATGGGTACCCTTCGGGACCTCCAGTTTGCCCTGCAGCTAAAGATTGAGGAGCTCCGTCAGAGAGACACGCTGATAGATGAGTTGGAGCTGGAGTTAGACACCAAGGATGAACTCATCCGCAGACTGCAGGAAGAACTGGATCGTTACAGATCCGCCCTGTCCCTCCCAGGACCCTCCAAGGTCTCTGCAG CCGCCGCCGCAGCTCGAATTGAGGACAGGCAGCGAGTTGAAAGGCAGACAGTGTTTTCGGAGCTCTTCAGTTCAGACCCCGTGACTCTCGCAATGGTTTCACGCCGGAGCTGTGACAAAAGCCAGGA GTCTCAAAGGCTGATCCAGGCGGCGTTTTGGAAAAACGACCTGCTGAAGAACCTTGCTGAAGGAGAAATCAGAGCCATCACGGCCTGCATGCATCGCACCAGCATCAGTCAAGGCTGTGCTGTCATTCAGGAGGGGGCCACCGGGGATCAGGCGTTTGTTTTAGAAG AAGGCAGGCTGGAGGTGACAAAAGATGGACAGAAGCTGCACACTCTTGAGCCGGAAGACGTGTTCGGGGAGCTGGCGCTGCTCTTCAACTGCACCCACACCTGCTCTGTCTCCG cTCAAACAGACAGCAGCCTGTGGGTTATTGACCGCAGAACTTACCAGAGCGTTCTTACACATTGCAGACTCAACCACCATTCTTACCCAATGGAGCTGCTGAGAGG CCTTCCCTTCCTGCAGCCGTTTCCAGAGGATGTCATCATGAAAATGTCTGATCACATGAAAGAG ACTAATTACGCAGACGGCGAGTTCATCATTCACCAGGGAGCCACAGGAGATGCCTTTTATATCATCAGCAAAGGCCAG GTGACCGTGACAGAAAAGAAGCTGGGGCAGCAGGAGGAGATGGTCATGGCTGAGCTCTCTGACAGACAGTGGTTTGGGGAAAAAGCTCTGTGGGG AGAAGACACTCAGATTGTGAGCGTGAGGGCTGCTGGCGATGTGACATGCCTGACAATAGACAGAGA GACCTTTAAGAATGTTATGGATGAGTTGGTATCTGACAGCCATCAAGAGGTGCAGAAGATCAGCGAACCCACATCTGA GTTGACGGAGGATCCTGCCCTCCTGGTGTCTTCCACCTTAAGTGATTTCCAGATCATCCGGACTCTGGGAGTTGGGGAGTTTGGTCACGTAGACCTG GTGCAACTAAAGAGCAGCATCAAGTATATTTTTGCCATGAGGGTCCTTAAGAAGAAACTGATCACCAGCAGCGGTCAGCGTGAGCACATCCTGAGAGAGCGCAGCATCCTGATGGAGACCCGTTGTCCATTCATCGTCAG GTTACATAAAACCTTTAGGGACGCCGAGCATCTGTACCTTTTAACAGAAGCTTGTCTGGGAAGGGATTTATCTTGTCTGCTTAAGGACAA AGGATTTTTGGGTGactgcagcagcagattttaCACAGCTTGTGTCGTCGAGGCGTTGAGTTTTCTTCACCACCGAGGGGTCGTCCATAGAGATGTCAGGCCTGAGAATGTTGTTTTGGACGAGCGTGGTTATGCTAAACTG AGAGGCTCCAGATGCATGAAGAGAGTCGAGACGGGTAAGAGAACCTGGACTTTCTGCGGCACGCCGGGCTATGTGGCACCAGAAATCATCCTGAACCAAGGCCACAGTACTTTAGCAGATCTTTGGTCAATGggtgtctttgtgtttgagcTTCTGAGTGGTGG ACTCCCGTTCGACGGCTCTGACCTGTTGACAATTCTCACCGCAGCTGTTCGTGGCGTCGATCAGATCGAATTCCCAAAAATCATCTCCGTAGATGCCTGCAATCTCATACAGAAACTGTGCAG GAGCAATCCCTCGAAGAGACTGGGAAGTCGGAAAAATTGGGCCAAGGACGTTCAGAAGCACAA ATGGTTTGAAGGATTCCACTGGGATGCACTTTGCAAGAGAACAATGACACCCCCGCTTATTCCCAAA CTTCAACGTCCTCTGGAAAGCACCACGTGTGCTCTGTATCTGGACACGTCAGATGAGCAGGACTCAAACTGGGAGGATTTTTGA